One part of the Sander vitreus isolate 19-12246 chromosome 10, sanVit1, whole genome shotgun sequence genome encodes these proteins:
- the mcm7 gene encoding DNA replication licensing factor MCM7 has translation MARKDYAAEKDKCKRFLQEFYTEDDNGKKVFKYGAQLVALAHREQVSFYVELDDVAEEDPELVESICENAKRYTGLLADAIHELLPEYKERDIVAKDSLDVYIEHRLMMEQRGRDPADTRDPRNQYPPELMRRFELYFKPPTTAKPKVVRDVRADSIGNLVTVRGIVTRATEVKPMMAVATYTCDQCGAETYQPIQSPTFMPLVMCPSQECVTNKSGGRLYLQTRGSKFVKFQELRIQEHSDQVPVGHIPRSMSIYARGENTRLAQPGDHVAITGVFLPLLRTGFKQATQGLLSETYLEAHSITLMNKSEDDELGNDDLTDEELRSITEEGFYEKLAGSIAPEIYGHEDVKKALLLLLVGGVQQAPKGMKIRGNINICLMGDPGVAKSQLLSYIDRLAPRSQYTTGRGSSGVGLTAAVMRDPVTGEMTLEGGALVLADLGVCCIDEFDKMADADRTAIHEVMEQQTISIAKAGIMTSLNARCSILAAANPAYGRYNPRKSLEQNIQLPAALLSRFDLLWLIQDKPDADADLRLAQHITYVHQHCHQPPTHFTPIDMKLMRRYIAVCKKRQPVVPESLADYITAAYVEMRKEARVSKDTTFTSARTLLSILRLSTALARLRMMETVEKEDVNEAMRLMEMSKDSLQADKSSTTRTQRPADVIFSLVRELSTEGVAGRGGAGGVVRMAEAQQRCISRGFTPDQFQEALEEYEELNVWQVNQARSRITFV, from the exons ATGGCTCGTAAGGATTATGCAGCAGAGAAAG aCAAATGCAAAAGGTTCCTGCAGGAGTTTTACACCGAGGATGACAATGGGAAGAAGGTGTTCAAATATGGAGCTCAGCTT GTAGCGCTGGCCCACAGGGAGCAGGTGTCTTTCTATGTGGAGCTGGACGATGTGGCCGAGGAAGACCCAGAGCTGGTGGAGAGCATCTGTGAGAATGCCAAGCGCTACACAGGCCTGCTCGCTGACGCCATCCACGAGCTGCTGCCAGAGTACAAAGAAAGAGAT ATTGTGGCCAAAGATTCTTTGGACGTATACATTGAGCACAGGCTGATGATGGAACAGAGGGGTCGTGACCCTGCGGACACCCGAGACCCTCGAAACCAATACCCACCTGAACTCATGAGGAGATT TGAGCTGTACTTTAAGCCTCCCACCACTGCTAAACCCAAAGTGGTGCGTGATGTACGAGCAGACAGCATCGGGAATCTGGTGACTGTTCGAGGCATAGTGACCCGGGCAACTGAGGTCAAACCAATGATGGCGGTCGCTACGTACACGTGTGACCAGTGTGGCGCTGAGACCTATCAACCA ATCCAGTCTCCCACCTTCATGCCCCTCGTGATGTGTCCCAGCCAGGAGTGTGTCACCAACAAATCTGGAGGTCGACTCTACCTGCAGACCAGAGGCTCCAAATTTGTCAAGTTCCAGGAGCTGCGTATTCAGGAACAT AGTGACCAGGTACCCGTTGGACATATTCCACGGAGCATGTCCATTTACGCCCGCGGAGAAAACACGCGTCTTGCCCAGCCAGGAGACCATGTAGCCATCACCGGAgtctttctccctcttctgCGCACAGGCTTCAAACAGGCTACTCAG GGTCTTCTGTCAGAAACTTACCTGGAGGCTCATAGCATCACACTCATGAACAAGTCCGAGGATGATGAGCTCGGCAACGACGATCTAACTGATGAGGAGCTGCGCAGCATcacag AGGAAGGATTTTATGAGAAACTAGCTGGCTCAATAGCACCAGAAATCTATGGACATGAAGATGTAAAGAaggcactgctgctgctgctggttggAGGAGTGCAACAGGCACCTAAAGGCATGAAAATCAGAG GCaacataaacatctgcctgATGGGAGACCCAGGAGTCGCCAAGTCCCAGCTGCTGTCCTACATTGACCGCCTGGCTCCTCGAA GCCAGTACACAACAGGTCGCGGTTCATCTGGCGTCGGTCTGACTGCAGCGGTGATGCGTGACCCGGTAACTGGAGAAATGACCCTGGAAGGTGGAGCCTTGGTGCTAGCTGACCTGGGCGTCTGCTGCATCGACGAGTTTGACAAGATGGCTGACGCTGACCGCACAGCCATCCACGAGGTGATGGAACAGCAGACCATCTCCATCGCTAAG GCCGGCATCATGACCTCCCTCAACGCCCGTTGCTCTATTCTAGCAGCAGCCAACCCCGCCTATGGCCGCTATAATCCCCGGAAGAGCCTTGAGCAGAACATTCAGCTCCCAGCTGCTCTGCTGTCCCGTTTCGACCTGCTTTGGCTGATCCAGGACAAGCCGGATGCCGACGCTGACCTGCGTCTGGCCCAGCACATCACCTACGTGCACCAGCACTGCCACCAGCCGCCCACTCACTTCACCCCCATCGATATGAAGCTGATGAG GCGTTACATCGCTGTGTGTAAGAAGCGGCAGCCTGTGGTGCCAGAGTCGCTGGCTGATTACATCACTGCTGCATATGTAGAGATGAGGAAAGAGGCCAGAGTCAGCAAAGACACCACCTTCACCTCCGCCCGAAccctcctctccatcctccGACTGTCCACTGCCCTG GCTCGCCTTCGCATGATGGAGACCGTGGAGAAGGAAGACGTCAACGAGGCAATGAGACTGATGGAGATGTCAAAGGATTCGCTACAAGCTGACAAGTCCAGCACCACAAG GACACAGCGTCCGGCCGACGTCATTTTCTCTCTGGTGCGAGAGCTCTCCACAGAGGGCGTGGCAGGCCGCGGTGGAGCCGGTGGGGTGGTTCGCATGGCTGAAGCGCAGCAGCGTTGCATCTCTCGTGGCTTCACCCCTGACCAGTTCCAGGAAGCGTTGGAGGAGTACGAGGAGCTGAATGTGTGGCAGGTCAACCAGGCTCGCAGCCGCATCACCTTTGTctga
- the and4 gene encoding actinodin4, with amino-acid sequence MLLPGLLEAKSLLNAIKQEEMVPVSDVGIDSEKANGFLSHSRPKRNVDPRWYRGNPDFQAYYRYYSSIGHTEGLYEIDKLRMLYQQMRYLEHTYGPDASYFQSKLGVPMIMCDPATDKNCKVALPPPPPMKGGPKPTEPPATPPPLPPAPAISQADVLYLCNKNDPLCKPHIVYLPTGSVPVLCDPRYHPHCTPQKAPAPVAVPQLPPPPPKKSAPPPPPPVLIKKSLPAPIRTFKGMEYDCDPYWDPDCLIDHPPRPIKGKIVVPPPPPPPPPVEEEKKEEPMEQPAPPAPIEKKVGLYPYPYYYPKPYNPRDDLYDPARFQYPQPAAAADEPAESGHSQ; translated from the exons ATGTTGCTCCCAG GCCTGTTGGAGGCTAAATCTTTGTTAAACGCTATCAAGCAGGAAG AGATGGTACCCGTCAGTGATGTTGGTATTGACTCAGAGAAAGCAAATGGCTTTCTGAGTCACTCCAGACCGAAGCGTAACGTGGACCCCAGGTGGTACAGAGGAAACCCAGACTTCCAGGCTTACTACCGCTACTACAGCAGCATCGGACACACTGAGGGG CTCTATGAGATCGACAAGCTGCGGATGCTCTACCAGCAGATGAGGTACCTGGAGCACACCTATGGCCCCGACGCTTCCTATTTCCAGAGCAAACTGGGAGTGCCGATGATCATGTGTGACCCAGCCACAGACAAGAATTGCAAAGtcgctcttcctcctcctcccccaatGAAAGGGGGCCCAAAGCCCACAGAGCCCCCAGcaacccctcctcctctccctcctgctCCAGCCATTTCCCAGGCTGATGTACTCTACCTCTGCAACAAGAACGACCCCCTCTGTAAGCCCCACATCGTCTACCTGCCCACCGGCTCCGTGCCTGTGCTCTGCGACCCCCGCTACCACCCCCACTGCACTCCCCAGAAAGCTCCAGCTCCAGTCGCAGTGCCCCAACTTCCTCCCCCTCCACCAAAGAAGTCcgccccacctccacctccacctgtCCTCATCAAGAAGTCTCTCCCGGCCCCCATTCGCACCTTCAAGGGTATGGAGTACGACTGTGACCCCTACTGGGACCCCGACTGCCTGATTGACCACCCACCCAGGCCCATTAAGGGGAAGATTGTGGTCCCCCCGCCGCCACCACCACCCCCTCCTgtggaggaggaaaagaaagaggaacCAATGGAGCAGCCAGCTCCCCCTGCTCCCATCGAGAAGAAAGTAGGCCTCTACCCTTACCCTTACTACTACCCCAAGCCCTACAACCCCAGGGATGATCTGTATGACCCGGCCCGCTTCCAGTACCCACAGCCGGCTGCTGCTGCCGATGAGCCTGCAGAATCAGGCCACAGTCAGTAA